In a single window of the Natator depressus isolate rNatDep1 chromosome 24, rNatDep2.hap1, whole genome shotgun sequence genome:
- the HPN gene encoding serine protease hepsin, with protein sequence MAEKDGGPTVPCWSLPKVVAVVTGGFLLLAGVGASVWAIVTSVLGSDSEGLYGVQVGSADLRLTLYDESAGKWRLICSTSSNALVAAMSCAEMGFVRSLWHSELDVERVGANGTSGYFCVDESRLPLAHRLSEVVSICDCPTGQFLATLCQDCGRRKLSVDRIVGGQDASLGKWPWQVSLRYDGTHLCGGSIISSQWVVTAAHCFPERNRVVSRWRVFSGAISQVSSRGQQAGVTGVVYHAGYLPFLDPNSEENGNDIALVHLAAPLSFTEDVQPVCLPALGQPLLDGKVCTVTGWGNTQYYGQQSSILQEASVPIISTALCNSPEYYGNQIRPRMFCAGYAEGGTDACQGDSGGPFVCEDGISRTPRWRLCGVVSWGTGCALPQKPGVYTRVGAFHDWIHQAMKTHSLASGIVSQH encoded by the exons ATGGCTGAGAAAGACG GGGGCCCCACGGTGCCGTGCTGGTCGCTGCCCAAGGTTGTGGCTGTCGTGACTGGCGGCTTCCTGCTCTTAGCTGGCGTTGGGGCCAGCGTGTGGGCCATTG TGACATCTGTGCTGGGGAGTGACAGTGAAGGACTGTATGGTG tccAGGTCGGGTCGGCGGACCTCCGGCTCACACTGTACGATGAGAGCGCGGGCAAATGGCGCCTcatctgctccacctcctccaatGCCCTGGTGGCCGCAATGAGCTGTGCAGAGATGGGCTTCGTCAG GTCTCTCTGGCACTCGGAGCTGGACGTGGAGCGCGTGGGCGCCAACGGGACGTCGGGATATTTCTGTGTGGACGAgtctcgcctgccgctggcccaTAGACTCAGTGAGGTCGTCTCCATCTG CGACTGCCCGACGGGCCAGTTCCTTGCAACGCTCTGCCAAG ACTGCGGGCGCAGGAAGCTGTCTGTTGACCGGATCGTGGGAGGCCAGGACGCCAGTCTGGGCAAGTGGCCGTGGCAGGTCAGCCTGCGTTATGATGGAACCCACCTCTGCGGCGGCTCCATCATCTCCAGCCAGTGGGTTGTCACCGCCGCACACTGCTTCCCTGA GAGAAACCGGGTGGTGAGCCGCTGGCGGGTTTTCTCAGGCGCCATCTCTCAGgtgtccagcagggggcagcaggcgggggtGACGGGCGTGGTGTACCACGCGGGCTACCTTCCCTTCCTGGACCCCAACAGCGAGGAGAATGGCAACGACATCGCGCTGGTGCACCTGGCCGCGCCCCTCAGCTTCACCG AGGACGTCCAGCCCGTCTGCCTCCCGGCGCTGGGGCAGCCCCTCCTGGACGGCAAGGTCTGCACCGTGACCGGCTGGGGCAACACCCAGTACTACG GGCAGCAGTCCAGCATCCTGCAGGAGGCCTCTGTGCCCATCATCAGCACCGCTCTGTGCAACTCGCCCGAGTACTATGGCAACCAGATCCGCCCCCGCATGTTCTGCGCTGGCTACGCCGAGGGTGGCACTGACGCCTGCCAG GGTGACAGCGGGGGGCCCTTTGTGTGTGAGGACGGCATCTCCCGCACCCCCCGCTGGCGGCTCTGCGGCGTGGTCAGCTGGGGCACCGGCTGCGCCCTGCCCCAAAAGCCGGGGGTCTACACCAGGGTTGGCGCCTTCCACGACTGGATCCACCAGGCCATGaag ACTCACTCCCTGGCCAGCGGGATCGTTTCCCAGCACTGA